A single region of the Bdellovibrionales bacterium CG10_big_fil_rev_8_21_14_0_10_45_34 genome encodes:
- a CDS encoding cell division protein DivIVA translates to MKITPIEIVHKTFDRKVVGLSPEQVEDFLKMVADELESVIQERNALKEALREKELSIMEYRERDKVLKDTITTAQRMSEKIKEEAEKEAKLILSDAQHKSDVIVREARDSLKRVYREISDLNRTKTNFEVNLKALVGAHLDLLEQQNKFLPQVSEEIL, encoded by the coding sequence GTGAAAATTACTCCGATTGAGATCGTGCACAAAACATTTGATCGAAAAGTGGTGGGCCTAAGCCCCGAGCAAGTGGAAGATTTTTTAAAGATGGTAGCGGACGAACTTGAATCAGTAATTCAAGAGCGCAATGCACTCAAAGAGGCTCTTCGCGAAAAAGAGCTCAGCATTATGGAGTACCGCGAAAGAGACAAAGTTCTTAAAGACACCATCACTACTGCTCAACGAATGTCTGAGAAAATCAAAGAGGAAGCAGAGAAAGAAGCAAAATTAATTCTCAGTGATGCTCAACATAAATCCGACGTTATTGTGCGAGAAGCTCGTGATTCTCTTAAGAGAGTCTATAGAGAGATTTCAGATCTCAACAGAACAAAAACAAACTTCGAGGTGAATCTAAAGGCACTGGTAGGCGCTCACCTTGACTTGTTAGAGCAACAAAACAAGTTTTTACCTCAGGTTTCCGAAGAAATTTTATAA
- a CDS encoding pyrroline-5-carboxylate reductase, producing the protein MNLTRALKFGFIGTGNMSQSIIHGLIDVGKWDPKKIFVSNRSAGKQDRIVADLGVQPCRSNEELIDKVDVVFLCMKPQDLVAAIEPIGLSFEAYHRVFSLLAGVNLQTLRNLIPSAQSIVRLAPNLTVRFGTGVVGYCVDRVDFGQEQFVEDLLSPLGKVIKVQEGDELNSLTVATSSGVGFLFEIMSYMQDWLEDYGFEAEQARDMIIETTAGAAELAKKSSLTFEELQNQVASKKGMTAAGLWSIRENQMERILRIGFEKAMLKATELGKLE; encoded by the coding sequence ATGAATCTTACGAGGGCACTCAAATTTGGATTCATTGGTACGGGCAATATGTCCCAATCTATTATTCATGGTTTGATAGATGTAGGTAAGTGGGACCCAAAGAAAATTTTTGTCTCTAACAGATCTGCTGGCAAGCAAGACCGGATCGTGGCCGACTTGGGAGTTCAGCCTTGTAGGTCTAACGAAGAGCTCATTGACAAGGTGGATGTGGTGTTTCTTTGCATGAAGCCACAGGATCTTGTCGCGGCAATTGAACCTATAGGTCTTTCATTTGAGGCGTATCACCGAGTTTTCAGTTTGCTCGCTGGCGTGAATCTGCAAACCCTGCGCAATTTGATACCTTCGGCGCAATCGATTGTGCGGCTGGCTCCCAATTTGACTGTGCGTTTTGGCACTGGCGTTGTGGGCTACTGTGTGGACAGAGTGGATTTCGGCCAAGAGCAGTTTGTTGAAGATCTTCTTAGTCCTTTGGGCAAAGTCATAAAAGTTCAAGAAGGTGATGAGCTCAACTCGCTTACGGTCGCAACGTCGAGTGGAGTGGGCTTTCTTTTTGAGATAATGAGCTATATGCAAGATTGGCTGGAGGACTATGGATTCGAGGCGGAGCAGGCACGAGATATGATCATCGAAACGACAGCTGGAGCTGCGGAGCTAGCAAAGAAATCTAGTTTGACGTTCGAAGAACTACAAAATCAGGTCGCATCTAAGAAGGGCATGACGGCAGCTGGCCTTTGGTCTATTCGAGAAAATCAAATGGAAAGAATTTTGAGAATAGGTTTTGAGAAGGCCATGTTAAAAGCAACCGAACTTGGGAAGTTAGAATAG
- a CDS encoding YggS family pyridoxal phosphate-dependent enzyme, producing the protein MDGNSIKERILWVENQLRFASENSLRSKTPILIAVSKLQPAEKIQQAYDLGLRVFAENYPQELREKKSCLPPDISWHFIGRIQKKNLKYIVGEVDLIHSISTVEELEAVNAQASKKDVVQRVLIQVNLSGELSKAGCSPEEVKSLFLRFKTFRNVRLSGLMTMPPFSDNPENSRPFFRRLREIGDEIVSCGFFESAFELSMGTSQDFQVAIEEGATMVRVGAQILGERKSSL; encoded by the coding sequence ATGGATGGAAATTCAATTAAAGAGCGCATTCTATGGGTAGAGAATCAACTGAGATTTGCCTCTGAAAATTCACTGAGAAGCAAGACGCCGATTTTAATCGCGGTGAGCAAGTTACAACCCGCCGAGAAAATTCAACAGGCCTACGATCTGGGTTTAAGAGTCTTCGCAGAAAACTACCCGCAAGAGCTAAGAGAGAAAAAGTCTTGTTTGCCCCCAGATATAAGCTGGCACTTTATTGGACGAATACAAAAGAAAAACCTCAAATACATAGTTGGTGAAGTTGATCTAATTCATTCGATAAGCACAGTTGAAGAGTTAGAAGCAGTCAATGCTCAGGCCTCTAAGAAAGACGTCGTACAAAGAGTGCTTATTCAAGTGAATCTTTCTGGAGAGCTTTCCAAAGCGGGATGCTCGCCGGAAGAGGTTAAGTCGCTTTTCCTCCGTTTTAAAACTTTCAGGAATGTTCGACTCAGTGGTCTTATGACCATGCCGCCATTTTCTGATAACCCTGAAAACTCTAGACCCTTTTTTCGCCGATTGCGCGAAATAGGCGACGAAATTGTGAGCTGCGGATTCTTTGAAAGCGCATTCGAGCTTTCTATGGGTACAAGTCAAGACTTTCAAGTTGCTATCGAAGAAGGTGCGACTATGGTTAGGGTTGGGGCTCAAATTCTCGGAGAGAGAAAGTCATCATTATGA
- the maf gene encoding septum formation protein Maf, giving the protein MMRSLILASQSPRRLELLKKAGLKFSVITLKVSEIIDKNLTLEKAVTALARQKIEAVLATSRAQKASAATVVGADTVVELDGSILGKPKSKEEAIDYLARLSGRVHRVVTGFAIFDSVTNSWVESSDTSKVKFCPLTKCEIEAYVATGSPMDKAGAYGIQDAGGNFISSVEGAVDNVMGLPVYKILKVFDENGWKFN; this is encoded by the coding sequence ATTATGCGAAGCCTCATCTTGGCATCACAGTCTCCGCGTCGACTTGAGTTACTTAAAAAAGCTGGACTCAAGTTTTCTGTAATCACACTTAAAGTATCGGAAATTATTGATAAAAACCTGACTCTTGAGAAAGCTGTGACAGCTCTGGCTAGGCAAAAGATCGAGGCAGTGCTAGCTACAAGTCGAGCTCAGAAAGCCAGCGCAGCTACCGTGGTCGGTGCCGATACCGTTGTCGAATTGGACGGGAGCATCTTGGGTAAACCAAAGTCTAAAGAAGAAGCAATAGATTACCTCGCTCGACTTTCGGGCAGGGTACACAGAGTTGTTACAGGATTCGCCATTTTTGATTCTGTGACGAACAGTTGGGTGGAGTCGAGTGATACTTCGAAGGTTAAGTTTTGTCCGCTTACAAAGTGCGAGATAGAAGCCTATGTGGCGACCGGAAGTCCAATGGATAAGGCTGGCGCCTACGGAATTCAGGACGCTGGAGGTAACTTCATTTCGAGCGTTGAAGGTGCCGTCGACAATGTGATGGGCCTCCCGGTTTACAAGATTTTAAAGGTATTTGACGAAAATGGATGGAAATTCAATTAA
- a CDS encoding pilus assembly protein TadC, whose protein sequence is MGELLLVIALLMLGLSVFLFVNSLISKNINDQALSWASGEEPTKSKSPFLELSRPLVHRFAIGLAQKVKSTNYRKSIELKINNSGLMAELNVDEFIGLQILWGVLFPFLVLFLNVTLELGYPPLAVVTFGAFGLYFPNLHTNTQRAQRVSSIQADLPFFIDLLALSTEAGLDFIGAIQRVVEKAEGSVLGQELQTTLNDIKLGASRAEALKRFAERVDLKEVTSFVTVLVDADQTGASIGKVLKDQAIQMRLERFARAEKAGARANQLILLPLLIFILPAVFIIVFGPIALQFTGQGG, encoded by the coding sequence ATGGGAGAGTTATTGCTAGTCATCGCGCTGCTCATGCTCGGTCTATCTGTGTTTCTATTTGTCAATTCGCTCATTTCAAAAAACATCAACGACCAAGCGCTTTCGTGGGCTTCCGGAGAAGAGCCGACTAAATCGAAAAGTCCGTTCCTAGAATTATCAAGACCCCTTGTTCACCGCTTTGCCATTGGACTTGCGCAAAAGGTGAAATCTACTAACTACCGTAAATCCATTGAACTCAAAATCAACAACTCCGGCCTGATGGCTGAGCTCAACGTGGATGAGTTTATTGGCCTGCAAATTCTTTGGGGCGTACTCTTTCCGTTTTTGGTTCTTTTTCTCAATGTCACGCTGGAACTGGGCTACCCGCCCTTGGCTGTTGTCACATTCGGCGCCTTCGGCTTGTACTTTCCCAATCTTCACACGAATACTCAGAGAGCCCAAAGAGTCTCTTCGATTCAGGCAGACTTACCTTTTTTCATTGATCTTCTGGCTTTGTCGACAGAGGCAGGACTCGACTTCATTGGAGCCATCCAGCGTGTGGTTGAAAAAGCGGAAGGTTCTGTGCTTGGTCAAGAGCTTCAAACAACATTGAATGATATTAAACTGGGAGCTTCGCGCGCTGAGGCTCTTAAAAGATTTGCCGAGAGAGTTGATCTAAAAGAAGTTACAAGTTTTGTAACAGTGCTTGTGGATGCAGACCAAACCGGCGCAAGTATCGGCAAGGTCCTTAAGGATCAAGCCATCCAAATGCGTCTGGAGCGCTTTGCTCGCGCCGAAAAAGCGGGAGCCAGGGCCAATCAACTCATTTTGCTGCCGCTACTAATTTTCATTTTGCCAGCCGTCTTCATTATAGTTTTTGGTCCAATTGCACTTCAATTTACCGGTCAAGGGGGATAG
- a CDS encoding tolQ protein: MLTQQIFSSAQNGAEFILWFLLLLSVVSLTFIIERAISLRSARQSSLRFRKRVEEILQANQLKDLEELSRDRESLEGRALAYAIRHMESSNPASNENGIEEVFNSFILSQRPYLERYLGFLATVGSNAPFLGLLGTVLGIMRAFHDLGLSQGDASLVMAGIAEALVATAVGLFVAIPAVVAYNIFQKQVRQIISGIESLRELCVAYAKQKNGQVLKAN, from the coding sequence ATGCTTACACAACAAATCTTTTCAAGTGCACAGAACGGCGCAGAGTTTATTTTGTGGTTTTTACTTCTATTGAGCGTCGTTAGCTTAACATTTATCATAGAAAGAGCCATATCGCTAAGATCGGCAAGGCAGTCATCGTTAAGGTTTCGAAAGAGAGTCGAGGAAATACTTCAAGCCAATCAGCTCAAAGATCTTGAAGAACTCTCTCGCGACAGAGAGTCTCTTGAGGGGCGAGCGCTGGCTTATGCGATCAGACATATGGAGAGCAGCAATCCTGCTTCCAATGAAAATGGAATCGAAGAAGTTTTTAATTCCTTTATACTAAGCCAACGACCATATCTTGAGAGATACCTCGGTTTTTTGGCAACTGTTGGTTCGAATGCTCCTTTTTTAGGTTTGCTAGGTACCGTTCTTGGAATTATGCGGGCTTTTCATGATTTAGGCCTAAGCCAAGGGGACGCGAGCCTGGTGATGGCAGGCATCGCAGAAGCTCTTGTAGCAACCGCTGTAGGTTTGTTTGTCGCGATCCCCGCTGTTGTTGCCTACAACATATTTCAAAAGCAAGTAAGGCAAATCATCTCAGGAATTGAGAGTTTAAGGGAATTGTGCGTGGCGTATGCGAAACAAAAAAATGGCCAAGTTTTAAAGGCAAACTAA
- a CDS encoding biopolymer transporter ExbD encodes MTLGASTQNDDQEPISQINVVPFVDIVLVVLIIFMVTTPIIMKPSLNIELPKAGNSESSEAGSFVISIDAAGQVQLNGSPTNEAAIAAQAQSLSSNNPLAQATISADKDVPHGRVIAIMDAIKSGGIKKFAISTDRK; translated from the coding sequence ATAACATTGGGCGCTTCAACTCAGAATGATGATCAGGAACCGATTTCACAGATTAACGTTGTGCCATTTGTAGACATTGTTCTTGTTGTTCTTATCATATTCATGGTCACGACTCCCATTATAATGAAACCAAGTTTAAACATTGAACTTCCAAAAGCCGGAAACTCAGAGAGTTCCGAGGCTGGCTCATTTGTCATATCGATAGATGCTGCCGGACAAGTACAGCTCAATGGCTCGCCTACAAACGAAGCGGCAATAGCAGCTCAAGCTCAATCACTTTCCTCGAACAATCCATTGGCACAGGCAACTATCTCGGCTGACAAGGATGTGCCTCACGGGCGCGTCATAGCCATCATGGATGCTATTAAATCCGGTGGAATTAAGAAATTTGCAATCTCCACCGACAGAAAGTGA
- a CDS encoding octanoyltransferase → MRIHDLGLIDYREANELQLNTVSQVRDNPTSEVIYFCQHPSVVTLGRGTKPGDVFNWHGQIEETERGGRATYHGQGQIVCYPILDLRQRGRDIHKYLRSLEQTVLRVLGKLDLLAARVDGSTGVWVGEKKVASIGIAVRHWISFHGVALNFKKDNVAFEGMNPCGFNADVMSDLSTLLQRDVSYEEVKELWIESLKEEYRTLV, encoded by the coding sequence ATGCGAATTCACGATCTCGGGCTTATTGATTATCGAGAGGCTAATGAGCTTCAGCTGAATACAGTCAGTCAAGTGCGAGACAACCCCACATCAGAAGTAATCTATTTCTGTCAGCATCCCTCGGTCGTGACTTTAGGCCGAGGTACAAAACCGGGTGATGTCTTTAATTGGCATGGCCAAATCGAAGAAACTGAGCGCGGCGGAAGAGCTACCTATCACGGTCAGGGGCAGATCGTGTGCTATCCAATTCTGGATCTTAGACAGCGCGGGCGTGACATCCACAAGTATTTGAGATCGCTTGAGCAAACAGTCCTGCGAGTGCTGGGTAAATTGGATTTGTTAGCGGCCAGAGTGGATGGTTCAACAGGAGTATGGGTAGGTGAAAAAAAAGTCGCCTCAATTGGAATTGCTGTTCGGCACTGGATCTCGTTTCATGGGGTCGCTCTGAACTTCAAAAAAGATAATGTCGCCTTTGAAGGCATGAATCCGTGTGGTTTCAATGCTGATGTGATGTCTGATCTTAGTACGCTACTACAAAGAGATGTATCGTATGAAGAAGTTAAAGAACTTTGGATAGAAAGTCTTAAAGAGGAGTACCGGACGCTGGTTTAA
- the lpdA gene encoding dihydrolipoyl dehydrogenase, which produces MSTKNFDVCVIGAGPGGYVSAIRSAQLGLSTCVIEREYLGGVCLNVGCIPSKAMISAAHFFHRMNHDAAEMGLKLSSEVKLDMPQLQKWKTSVCERMSSGVKQLLKGNGVEIIEGEAHFSSSKELVVKSQAEGEITILAKNFVIATGSRPIEIPGFAFDEKNVLSSTGGLALNELPKKLVVIGGGYIGLEIAGFLAKLGSKVTVLEAAQDFLFGVADKECVQVVIRKLKKLGVELVTQAKANGYKKSGKALVVEAIVAGEKKTFEGDKILVTVGRKPNSDQMNLKKIGIQIDEKGFVKVDAQRRTSLPGVYAIGDIACQPMLAHKASYEGVLVAEVMAGTNRAYDVKTVPAVIFTDPEIASAGMTEEEAKQAGYADLKIAKFPLAANGRAVSLMETDGFVKMIADAKTNIILGVHIVGVEASNLISEAALAIEMSARLEDIALTIHPHPTLGETMMEAAEATLGHAIHVIQRPLSKSNGRSKEATPR; this is translated from the coding sequence ATGAGTACTAAAAATTTTGATGTGTGTGTCATCGGCGCAGGGCCAGGTGGATATGTTTCTGCAATTCGCTCAGCGCAGCTAGGGTTGTCCACTTGTGTAATTGAGCGAGAATATTTGGGCGGGGTTTGTTTGAACGTCGGCTGTATTCCCTCAAAGGCAATGATCTCGGCGGCCCACTTTTTTCATCGTATGAATCATGATGCCGCAGAGATGGGCTTGAAGTTGAGCTCAGAAGTGAAGCTGGATATGCCTCAGCTTCAAAAATGGAAAACATCAGTTTGCGAAAGAATGTCATCAGGAGTTAAGCAACTACTTAAAGGAAACGGCGTAGAGATTATAGAGGGCGAAGCGCATTTTTCTTCGTCAAAAGAACTTGTAGTGAAGTCGCAGGCAGAGGGTGAGATAACAATACTCGCGAAGAATTTCGTTATTGCCACAGGCTCAAGGCCCATCGAGATTCCAGGCTTTGCGTTTGATGAAAAGAATGTGCTTTCATCAACAGGCGGCCTTGCTTTAAACGAATTACCTAAAAAGCTTGTCGTCATTGGTGGTGGCTACATCGGTTTAGAGATAGCGGGTTTTTTGGCGAAACTAGGGTCAAAAGTCACCGTACTTGAGGCAGCCCAAGATTTTCTTTTTGGGGTAGCTGACAAAGAATGCGTTCAGGTTGTGATTCGTAAATTAAAAAAATTGGGAGTCGAACTGGTTACCCAGGCAAAAGCGAATGGGTACAAAAAGTCTGGCAAAGCACTTGTTGTAGAAGCGATCGTTGCAGGAGAAAAGAAAACATTCGAAGGGGATAAAATCCTTGTGACCGTAGGCCGCAAGCCGAATTCGGATCAGATGAACCTAAAAAAAATCGGCATTCAGATCGATGAGAAGGGTTTCGTTAAGGTAGACGCTCAACGAAGGACAAGCCTACCGGGAGTCTACGCGATCGGCGATATCGCTTGTCAGCCAATGTTGGCACACAAGGCTTCTTATGAAGGTGTTTTAGTTGCCGAAGTGATGGCGGGTACGAATCGTGCGTATGACGTGAAAACAGTCCCGGCAGTCATATTTACGGATCCAGAAATTGCTTCCGCGGGCATGACTGAGGAAGAAGCTAAGCAAGCGGGCTACGCCGATCTTAAAATTGCGAAGTTTCCTTTGGCAGCTAACGGAAGGGCCGTTTCTCTCATGGAGACTGACGGCTTCGTTAAGATGATAGCAGATGCAAAAACAAACATCATTCTAGGCGTTCATATTGTCGGAGTGGAGGCGAGCAATCTTATTAGTGAGGCGGCTTTAGCCATTGAAATGTCCGCTAGACTTGAGGACATTGCGTTGACGATTCATCCACACCCAACACTTGGTGAGACTATGATGGAGGCGGCAGAGGCAACTCTAGGCCACGCTATTCACGTCATTCAGCGACCGCTTTCAAAGTCAAATGGGCGCTCTAAAGAGGCGACCCCTCGATAG
- a CDS encoding pyruvate dehydrogenase produces the protein MASDEIKLNELGEGVTEGELVKWLVKQGDAVKADQPIADLMTDKATVQVPSPFDGVIKELKAKEGDVIEVGTTLATIEAKVKSAAVKAETPKSQSPSVATTAFAAKSQKPPSTSGPSAGAAVQAFSSGGLDVYPPAADSSVLATPSTRRLARELSVDLNTLNGTGLAGRVTREDVLGGRNGTTSSPAVAKSQMPRVPYKSDSSQLEVREPLKGIRKKIAEKMQLSKQIVPHFTLMDEANVTDLVELRSKMKDELQKQGIKLTYLPFVIKALIATMRDFRMFNASIDDAAGEIVYKSYFNIGFAADTPQGLVVPVIKNADQKTIVELSQEIIELGEKARAGKLALDELKGATISITNIGSIGGTYATPIINHPEVAILGMYKISQRPVFVGKEVQAAHVMNVTITADHRLIDGAVAANFLKAFVARLESPGRLMMDML, from the coding sequence ATGGCATCTGACGAAATCAAGCTGAACGAATTAGGTGAAGGAGTCACAGAGGGTGAACTTGTAAAGTGGCTGGTAAAGCAAGGCGATGCTGTAAAAGCAGATCAACCTATTGCAGACCTAATGACTGATAAAGCAACGGTTCAGGTTCCAAGCCCTTTTGATGGCGTCATCAAAGAGCTGAAGGCAAAAGAAGGCGATGTTATCGAAGTCGGTACAACATTGGCGACGATCGAAGCGAAGGTAAAGAGCGCGGCAGTTAAGGCGGAAACTCCAAAATCACAAAGCCCTTCGGTAGCCACCACCGCCTTTGCCGCGAAATCGCAAAAACCCCCAAGCACCAGTGGACCTTCAGCGGGTGCAGCCGTACAAGCTTTTTCCTCAGGTGGGCTTGATGTGTATCCACCTGCTGCAGACTCGAGCGTGTTAGCGACTCCGTCTACTAGACGATTGGCACGAGAACTGAGTGTCGATCTTAATACACTGAATGGAACCGGACTTGCGGGAAGAGTCACAAGAGAGGACGTTCTTGGTGGGCGAAATGGGACGACATCTAGCCCTGCAGTCGCCAAATCGCAGATGCCAAGAGTTCCTTATAAATCAGACAGTTCGCAGCTTGAAGTGAGAGAGCCTTTGAAAGGGATTCGTAAAAAGATTGCTGAAAAAATGCAGCTTAGCAAACAGATAGTGCCACACTTTACACTGATGGATGAAGCCAATGTTACAGATTTGGTAGAGCTTCGTTCAAAAATGAAAGATGAGCTGCAAAAACAGGGAATCAAATTAACCTATTTGCCTTTTGTTATTAAGGCCCTCATTGCCACAATGAGAGACTTTAGGATGTTTAATGCCAGCATCGATGATGCAGCAGGAGAAATCGTCTATAAAAGCTATTTCAATATCGGCTTTGCGGCTGACACGCCACAGGGGCTAGTTGTTCCTGTGATTAAGAACGCTGATCAAAAAACCATCGTTGAACTCAGCCAAGAGATTATAGAGCTCGGCGAAAAAGCGCGTGCTGGAAAACTGGCTTTAGATGAACTAAAGGGAGCGACCATTAGCATTACAAACATCGGAAGCATTGGTGGTACCTACGCAACGCCAATTATCAATCACCCGGAGGTGGCTATACTTGGTATGTACAAAATTTCTCAGCGACCGGTGTTTGTTGGTAAAGAAGTTCAAGCTGCCCACGTCATGAATGTTACAATTACTGCAGATCATAGACTTATCGATGGCGCCGTTGCTGCGAATTTTCTGAAAGCTTTTGTGGCGAGGTTAGAAAGCCCGGGTCGACTTATGATGGATATGTTATGA
- the lipA gene encoding lipoyl synthase codes for MTARFQPKPEWLRVKAPGGPQYTEIKSMLKDLNLATVCQEAKCPNIGECWSGGTATFMLMGEVCTRGCRFCAVKTGNPKGKIDLDEPKKVGWAIAQLKLDYVVITSVDRDDLPDEGAGHFAECIRTIKKYNPKLLIEVLTPDFKGNKDLIKVIVDEMPDVFAQNIETVEKLTKKVRDPRAGYQQTMDVLKAVKDFDETRYTKSSIMLGLGENEEEVVQTLQDLRNVGCDVVTFGQYLQPTKRHLKVERFYSPKEFDNWKVIAEQMGFLYVASGPLVRSSYKAAEYFMKGVIEKNRSSSKEIENGI; via the coding sequence ATGACGGCTAGATTTCAGCCAAAACCAGAGTGGCTCCGCGTGAAGGCACCAGGTGGGCCTCAATACACCGAAATAAAATCGATGCTGAAAGACCTCAACTTAGCCACGGTGTGCCAAGAGGCTAAGTGCCCAAACATTGGCGAGTGTTGGAGTGGTGGCACGGCAACTTTCATGCTCATGGGAGAGGTATGCACCAGAGGGTGTCGATTCTGCGCTGTAAAAACAGGCAACCCTAAAGGCAAAATCGATTTAGATGAACCCAAGAAAGTTGGTTGGGCTATTGCTCAACTAAAATTGGACTACGTTGTTATTACCTCGGTAGATCGCGATGATTTGCCCGACGAAGGTGCAGGTCATTTTGCTGAGTGCATTCGTACCATTAAAAAATACAATCCGAAGCTTCTTATCGAAGTGCTGACTCCAGATTTCAAGGGGAATAAGGATCTTATAAAGGTGATCGTCGATGAAATGCCAGACGTTTTTGCGCAAAACATCGAAACTGTTGAGAAGCTAACAAAAAAAGTGCGTGACCCAAGGGCTGGCTACCAACAGACAATGGATGTGTTGAAGGCAGTAAAAGATTTTGATGAAACTCGCTATACAAAGAGCAGCATTATGCTGGGACTTGGCGAAAATGAAGAAGAAGTCGTTCAAACGCTTCAGGATCTAAGAAACGTGGGATGCGATGTTGTCACATTCGGCCAATATTTGCAGCCAACCAAACGTCACCTCAAAGTAGAGCGTTTTTACTCGCCAAAGGAGTTTGATAATTGGAAAGTGATTGCTGAGCAGATGGGCTTTTTGTATGTAGCAAGTGGGCCTTTAGTGCGAAGCTCTTACAAAGCAGCCGAGTACTTCATGAAAGGCGTCATCGAAAAGAATCGTTCAAGTTCAAAGGAGATTGAAAATGGCATCTGA
- the sfsA gene encoding DNA/RNA nuclease SfsA, with translation MTVKEPMQKIVKNHKDVQKSQNRLEPFDSFVYVYPSPLIEGVFVKRYKRFFADIEIDGKVEVAVVPNTGSLKTCLEPGAPCRVSRSNDPKRKFSLTLEQMRAAHSWVGVNTHLPNRMVACLLENESFAEWMSFRSFYPEVKISAQSRIDFVLTKQPSEKKRITINDLEVNPHNFRLIEVKNVTMGEKGCAYFPDSVTERGQKHLKELMQWKALGAECEMIYLIQRDDCSNFEPASLIDPVYTELFHQAKKVGVKITPLFAKIDSVGISLKTNGESAS, from the coding sequence ATGACGGTAAAAGAACCTATGCAGAAAATAGTAAAAAATCATAAAGATGTGCAAAAAAGTCAAAACCGCTTAGAGCCTTTTGATTCTTTTGTTTATGTTTATCCTAGCCCGCTCATCGAGGGTGTCTTTGTTAAACGCTACAAAAGATTTTTCGCCGACATTGAAATTGACGGAAAAGTCGAAGTCGCAGTCGTGCCCAACACCGGAAGCTTAAAGACCTGCCTAGAGCCAGGCGCTCCGTGCCGAGTTAGCCGCAGCAATGATCCAAAAAGAAAATTTTCTCTCACGCTAGAGCAAATGAGAGCGGCTCATTCATGGGTTGGTGTGAACACACATTTACCCAACAGAATGGTAGCCTGTCTTTTAGAGAACGAAAGTTTTGCCGAGTGGATGAGCTTCAGAAGCTTTTACCCCGAGGTAAAAATCTCGGCTCAAAGCCGCATAGACTTTGTTCTTACAAAGCAACCATCAGAAAAGAAGCGTATCACGATAAATGATCTAGAAGTTAATCCGCACAATTTTCGTTTGATTGAAGTTAAGAACGTAACAATGGGCGAGAAGGGCTGTGCCTACTTTCCGGACTCTGTAACTGAACGTGGGCAAAAGCATTTAAAAGAATTAATGCAGTGGAAAGCTCTCGGCGCTGAATGCGAAATGATTTATTTAATTCAGAGGGATGACTGCAGCAACTTTGAACCCGCCAGCCTCATAGATCCGGTCTACACAGAATTATTTCACCAAGCAAAAAAGGTGGGGGTTAAAATAACCCCACTCTTCGCCAAAATTGATAGCGTAGGAATTTCTCTAAAAACAAACGGTGAGAGCGCCTCATAA
- a CDS encoding thiol:disulfide interchange protein has product MKKFIAFLLPLALVACSPSKDQLKKVLEENPEILTNAFEKNPVEILDALNNAAREAQKKQAERQEEDSKKAAEEEFNNPKQPALEGRAAWGPADAPITIVEYSDFQCPFCSRGYATINELKEKYKGKVRFIYKHLPLPNHPLAQPAAEYFEAIALQSVEKAYKFHDLLFENQSKLSKSYMEETAKKVGADLAKLKKDLKADSVKKNIEADMAEANKFEIFGTPGFLVNGVSVKGAYPTSHFVTIIDRHLEKK; this is encoded by the coding sequence ATGAAGAAGTTTATCGCGTTTTTGTTACCACTCGCTTTGGTTGCGTGTAGCCCATCGAAAGATCAACTCAAGAAAGTATTAGAAGAGAACCCCGAGATTCTTACCAATGCATTTGAAAAGAATCCTGTAGAGATATTAGATGCACTCAACAATGCCGCAAGAGAAGCTCAAAAGAAGCAGGCAGAACGTCAGGAAGAGGATTCTAAGAAAGCTGCTGAAGAAGAGTTTAATAACCCCAAACAACCGGCACTTGAGGGGCGAGCCGCATGGGGCCCAGCTGATGCGCCGATAACTATTGTGGAATACTCTGACTTCCAGTGTCCGTTCTGCAGTCGCGGTTACGCCACGATCAATGAATTAAAAGAGAAGTACAAAGGCAAGGTTCGATTTATCTACAAGCATCTACCGCTTCCAAATCACCCATTGGCTCAACCTGCTGCGGAGTATTTTGAGGCTATAGCACTTCAAAGCGTTGAAAAGGCCTACAAATTTCACGACCTTCTTTTCGAGAATCAGTCGAAGCTGAGCAAGTCCTATATGGAAGAGACGGCTAAAAAAGTCGGTGCTGATCTTGCTAAGCTCAAAAAAGATCTGAAAGCGGATTCAGTGAAGAAAAACATCGAAGCGGATATGGCTGAGGCTAACAAGTTTGAGATTTTTGGTACACCAGGATTTTTGGTCAACGGTGTCTCTGTTAAGGGTGCTTACCCAACTTCACATTTTGTTACTATCATTGACCGCCATCTCGAAAAGAAATAA